One genomic segment of Pandoraea thiooxydans includes these proteins:
- a CDS encoding copper resistance D family protein — protein sequence MLHDMTLLGCAQIALAAGADLAFALAVGAVVLSLGGPARWHVSTSALLAWLVLQAIYLPLQTSAMIDVPFITALDLMPKVLNLSHYGEMWRIGYAAGLAAWLIAAVAARTRLPDMIGNLLIVTALAAMAYAHAGTSHAADSGNFSAAELVQTVHLLAISVWVGIVIAAAWPLRRAFAATPDRAAGDTSRLSHLATLSFPVALGTGIASAYWGLGGSLASLTSGLWGWLLCVKVIAVVGILMIAALNRLRYLQHVRRGDPDALTVFRRLLGVEAWLMIGVVIIAAALAHTMPPAMV from the coding sequence GTGCTGCACGATATGACACTGCTGGGCTGCGCGCAAATCGCGCTTGCTGCGGGCGCCGATCTCGCCTTCGCGCTTGCTGTGGGCGCCGTCGTGCTCAGTCTGGGCGGCCCGGCGCGATGGCATGTGAGCACGTCGGCGCTGCTCGCATGGCTGGTGCTGCAGGCGATTTATCTGCCGCTGCAGACTAGCGCCATGATCGACGTGCCGTTTATCACCGCACTTGACCTGATGCCGAAGGTGCTGAACCTCTCGCACTACGGCGAGATGTGGCGCATTGGCTACGCTGCTGGCCTGGCGGCCTGGCTCATCGCGGCGGTGGCTGCCCGTACCCGGTTGCCCGACATGATCGGGAATTTATTGATCGTGACGGCCTTGGCGGCGATGGCCTATGCGCACGCAGGCACCTCGCATGCGGCAGACAGCGGCAACTTTTCCGCGGCAGAACTGGTGCAGACCGTGCATTTGCTCGCGATCAGCGTATGGGTCGGCATCGTGATCGCTGCGGCCTGGCCGCTGCGTCGCGCATTCGCCGCCACGCCCGACCGGGCGGCTGGCGATACCTCACGCCTGTCGCACCTGGCGACGCTGTCGTTTCCCGTCGCGCTCGGCACCGGTATCGCCAGTGCTTACTGGGGACTCGGCGGCTCGCTCGCCTCGTTGACCAGCGGGTTATGGGGTTGGCTGTTATGCGTCAAAGTGATCGCGGTAGTTGGCATCCTGATGATCGCCGCACTCAACAGGCTGCGCTACCTGCAGCACGTGCGGCGCGGCGATCCCGATGCGCTGACGGTATTCAGGCGTCTTCTGGGCGTCGAGGCGTGGCTGATGATCGGTGTGGTGATCATCGCCGCCGCGCTTGCCCACACGATGCCGCCCGCGATGGTCTGA
- a CDS encoding NAD-dependent epimerase/dehydratase family protein — protein MERILVIGANGQIGSELVAALAGTFGAGNVIASDIAAHGPQHPVCYEPLDVLDRQRLGALVERHHITQVYHLAALLSATSEARPIQAWTLNMNGLLNVLELARERPRLRVFWPSSIAAFGPHSPALETPQLAVMDPTTIYGISKQAGERLCEYYFHKFGVDVRSVRYPGVISYKTPPGGGTTDYAIDIFQAAKRDGAYTCFLKPDTVLPMMYMPDAVRATLELMAADAAAIRVRSAYNVAGMSFDPATLAEAIGRRVPGFAITYAPDFRQAIADTWPHTLDDTYARYDWGWRPAFDLEAMVDDMLANVPLAWRGEALDHAA, from the coding sequence ATGGAACGTATATTGGTGATCGGCGCCAATGGCCAGATCGGCAGCGAATTGGTCGCGGCATTGGCCGGCACGTTCGGCGCGGGCAATGTGATTGCCTCGGATATCGCCGCCCACGGTCCGCAACACCCCGTGTGTTACGAGCCGCTCGATGTGCTGGATCGACAGCGCCTGGGCGCACTGGTCGAGCGCCACCACATCACGCAGGTCTATCACCTGGCGGCGCTGCTCTCGGCGACCAGCGAGGCTCGGCCGATCCAGGCCTGGACGCTCAATATGAACGGCCTGCTCAATGTGCTCGAGCTGGCGCGGGAGAGGCCGCGCCTGCGGGTGTTCTGGCCGTCGTCGATCGCGGCCTTCGGCCCGCACAGCCCGGCGCTCGAGACCCCTCAGTTGGCAGTGATGGATCCGACGACCATCTACGGCATCAGCAAGCAGGCGGGCGAGCGGCTATGCGAATACTACTTTCATAAGTTCGGCGTGGACGTGCGCAGCGTGCGCTACCCCGGCGTGATCAGCTACAAGACGCCGCCCGGCGGCGGCACCACCGATTACGCGATCGACATCTTTCAGGCGGCCAAGCGCGACGGCGCCTACACCTGTTTTCTCAAGCCCGACACCGTGCTGCCGATGATGTACATGCCCGATGCCGTGCGGGCCACGCTGGAATTGATGGCGGCCGACGCGGCGGCGATCCGGGTGCGCTCGGCCTACAACGTCGCCGGCATGAGCTTCGACCCGGCGACACTTGCGGAGGCGATCGGCCGCCGCGTGCCGGGGTTTGCCATCACCTATGCGCCGGATTTTCGCCAGGCCATCGCCGACACATGGCCGCATACGCTGGACGATACCTATGCCCGCTACGACTGGGGCTGGCGGCCCGCCTTCGATCTCGAGGCGATGGTCGACGACATGCTGGCTAACGTGCCATTGGCGTGGCGCGGCGAGGCGCTCGATCACGCGGCGTAA